In Leisingera sp. NJS204, the DNA window AATATGGTCTCCAATGGGACCCCTTTGCTGACCAGCACGGCCATCGCAAGGGACCAAACCAGAAAAGCAGCATACAAGGTGAGCGCGCCTAGGAATCTTGCTCGCTTCCGCGTCAATACTTTGGCGGCGAGAAACGCAGTCAAGAAGGGAAACCAGGTTTCTGCCACATGGTTCAGGAATTGCAGGCCTGGTGTGGCTCCGCCAGGGAAGGACATTCCGGTGAACAAAGCGAGAGCCGGATACTGCCAAGGAAGAAACGGGTTCATCGCTTCCATTACTGTGAGGAAAACCCAAACTAGAAATCCTGCCATGAATGCAGCGGCATAAGTGAGAAGGCGCTTTGTCATGTCTCGTTGCTCTTGCTGGAAGCGTTGATCTGCCGCAAGGGCAACGGCAGTCTTGTTCTTTTCCCGGTTTTTGCGTTTCACGCCATCTGGGTGATCCAGACCCCCAGCGCCATTACCGAAATTCCAGCTGTGCGGGTCAGGGTCAGGGGGCTGATCTGGGCGCCGAACAGCCCGTAGTGATCGATGGCTGCAGCTGAAATCAACTGGCCGATCAGCACGAAGAACACCGCATTGCCAACCCCGAAATGCGGCGCGACATGGGTGATGGACAGTACGTAGAAGGCCACCAGAACGCCTGCCAGCAGCAGGTGTTTGGGCGCGGCTGGGATTTTTGCCAGGGCTTGCGGGCCAACAATCAGGCAATAGAGGATCGTGGCAATCAGCGCGATCAGGAACAGCACCACAGCGGCTGAGGCGGGGGAGCCGATCAGCTTGCCCAGGGCTGCATTCAGGGCGGCCAGCACCGGGATGCCAAGGCCCGCGGCCAGCATGATGAGGGCGTATTGTGTCATCGGGCGGCTCCTGAAGATTGCTTGCGAGAGTTGTGACCGGAAATCTCTTGGCAAAACAAGTGCTACGTTGCGGCGCAGATTCCGGCCCAGGCAAATTTGAGGCAAATTTGATTTTCCGGGGCCGTCAAAAGTGCAAGAAAACGACGGGGTCAGTCGCAGATGCCGCGCAGTTCGGCGTCCTTCCAGGGCAGGTAGACATCGCTTTCGCGGTTTTGCGGCAGGGCGCTGACGGGCATCGCTGCTTTCAGCATCCCGTGCAGCCGGCGGGTGCGTGCCGCCTGCGGGGCCAGGGCGCGGCAGCAGACGTATTCCTCAATGATGGCGCCCTGCTGCTCAAAGCCATAGGTGAGGAAATCCGGTTCGCCCTCGAGATCGAACAGATAGGGGTCGCGGTTCTGGCCGTGTTCTGCCGCAGCCCGCAGCGGCGAATAGCCGGTTTGCTTGCGGTTCTGCCACTGCCAGACGTGGGTGACTTCATGTGCGAGCAGCATCGCCTCGACAAGGTGCAGCTTGTCCGGATAGTCGGGAAGGTAGTTTTCCGTGTACCAGACTTTGGCAAAGAAGATCCGGTTGAACAGGGCCACCGCAGCGGGGGAAGAGGTGACGACCTCGTCCGTGACCGGCGGCAGGATACGTTCGCGGCAGGTGACACGCGGGCGCGGCATCCGGCGGAAGGTGACCGCCCCCACAGGGGCGCCGCGCACGATCCGCACCTTGCCGGCGTTCAGGCTGGACCCGTGCAGCCCGTCCAGATAAGCGCGCTCGGTCTCTGTCAGCGGGCGGCCGCAGGCGGAGAGAGCGAGCAGGGCAAGAAGCAGGGCGCGGATCATGTTTGCATTGCCATCCGGTCAGCAGCTCATCGCCAGAACGCGGCTGATTTCGGTGAGCGAGCGGCCCGATTGCTCCATCCAGGTGTTGAAGGCAGCCTGCACGGATTTCAGCGCGGTTTTGGAGGTTGCGGGCTTGTCGATCACGCCTTCAGCGATCAGCCGGGCGGTGACGTCCCGGGACAGGATGAAGCTGTCGCGCCCGGCAAAGCGCATGGCGTATTGGCCGGTGTTGCCGCCCAGCCGGCTGCCGCGCTTTTTGAGCATGTCCAATAGCCCGATGTAGTCGGTGGAGGGCCAGCCGCCCAGCACCTGGCCCGCGCCGCCCTCCGCGCGCAGCTCCATCAGCAGGGCGGCGTTTTCGCGCACGGTGGCCAGTTTGGCGCCGTTTCTGACAATCCGTGTGTCTTGCAGGATCCGGTCGAATTCCTCTTCAGCCATAAAGGCGCAAGGGCCGGGCTCAAACCCGTGAAAGACCTCCTCAAAGCCGTCCCATTTGGCCTCAATCACTTTCCAGTTGAAGCCCGCCTGGAAGATGCATTTGGTAATGGTGGCAAGCCAGCGGTCCTCGGGCAGATCCGCGACCTTGGGGTCGGGTTTGGCGAGTTTTTCCTCCAGCGCCTCCGGCCCGCCGTGGCGGTCTGCGGAGATGGCGCGGATGTCGTCAAAGGATCGCATGGCGGCTCCGGTGTGGCGTTCCGGTGAGGTTAGCGGCGGCGGCGCAGCTCGACAATGGACTTGCCGAGGCGGAAGGGGGCGGCAAAGCTGACGAGGCACAGCGCGATGATCTGCAGCACCAGGATATGGGCATTGGCCTGCAGGTATTCCCATTCGTCCTTCAGCTTGGACACATGGGTGATCAGGTCGTCATAGGCCCGCGCGATGATCAGGTAGTCGCCGGCGATGGCGGGGACCTTGCGGCGCATGTTGTCGACGGCGGCCTGGGCAGGGGCGTCGAGCGAGGTGAAGACCAGAAACGCTTCCGGGTTGAATGCGCTGGCCTTGGCTTCCATGTGTTTCATCTCTTCCATGTCGTCCCCGCCGGTGCCGAACAGGAAGTTGAGGCCCTGCAGCGGCGCCACCTCATTTGTTACCGCGATAAACAGGGGCAGTTCGGCGTTGCCGGCGGTGGAAGCGGAGAGGAATTCGACCTTTTCGCACAAGACCGCGATGTCGGCGTCATAGGCGGGGTCGCAGA includes these proteins:
- a CDS encoding DMT family transporter, giving the protein MTQYALIMLAAGLGIPVLAALNAALGKLIGSPASAAVVLFLIALIATILYCLIVGPQALAKIPAAPKHLLLAGVLVAFYVLSITHVAPHFGVGNAVFFVLIGQLISAAAIDHYGLFGAQISPLTLTRTAGISVMALGVWITQMA
- a CDS encoding DNA-3-methyladenine glycosylase I, with translation MRSFDDIRAISADRHGGPEALEEKLAKPDPKVADLPEDRWLATITKCIFQAGFNWKVIEAKWDGFEEVFHGFEPGPCAFMAEEEFDRILQDTRIVRNGAKLATVRENAALLMELRAEGGAGQVLGGWPSTDYIGLLDMLKKRGSRLGGNTGQYAMRFAGRDSFILSRDVTARLIAEGVIDKPATSKTALKSVQAAFNTWMEQSGRSLTEISRVLAMSC